Proteins from a single region of Chelonoidis abingdonii isolate Lonesome George chromosome 20, CheloAbing_2.0, whole genome shotgun sequence:
- the UNC119 gene encoding protein unc-119 homolog A isoform X2 yields the protein MESGTVLFEITKPPASEREHGDKKDVDPNAGRFVRYQFTPAFLRLRQVGATVEFTVGDKPINNFRMIERHYFRDQLLKSFDFEFGFCIPSSKNTCEHIYEFPQLSEDLKRRFCTQNLP from the exons ATGGAGTCTGGCACTGTACTGTTTGAAATCACCAAACCACCTGCCTCAG AGCGTGAACACGGTGATAAAAAGGATGTTGACCCTAATGCCGGGCGGTTTGTACGCTATCAGTTCACCCCAGCTTTCCTTAGACTTCGGCAAGTTGGAGCCAC GGTAGAGTTCACAGTAGGGGACAAGCCTATTAATAACTTCCGCATGATTGAGAGGCACTACTTCCGGGATCAGCTGCTCAAGAGCTTTGATTTTGAATTTGGGTTCTGCATCCCCAGCAGTAAAAACACTTGTGAACACATCTATGAATTCCCACAGCTCTCGGAGGATCTCA AGAGAAGATTCTGCACTCAGAATTTACCGTAG